In one Candidatus Absconditicoccus praedator genomic region, the following are encoded:
- a CDS encoding L,D-transpeptidase, which yields MRKKLDQDTGGKKIHKKNILLNSAILLAVLSSGCGTTSKETQNDNNIDVIGFSELGVSPTQEQPKDNKEGTKQIPGEHDIETPEQYDDYEEIEVSEETDERSEIVLKDIYEKYNNLDKEQKKDILNVIEFETTSLRQDPLLELHGRRLGEHIGYGKNNGLQQLNKDVNPLDKNSSIFNYEKLNIPLINPEILKHTGKNLSEFLGLYTKFQSHIDENDTVIVVTTIKNGENAVLYFEEGNLKFASITSVGTKDSKTPEGVYTTSGNFIADKTSFSYEDAPMAYSIQIGSYRSPYFLHAGTTDGEKRSNGCIRLPGIYAKNLFEITKEKAKNSGPIKVVIKDLY from the coding sequence ATGAGAAAGAAATTAGACCAAGATACTGGATGAAAAAAAATACATAAAAAAAATATATTATTAAACTCTGCAATTTTACTTGCAGTTTTATCTTCGTGATGTTGAACTACATCAAAAGAAACTCAAAATGATAATAATATAGATGTTATTGGATTTTCAGAACTAGGAGTTTCACCTACTCAAGAACAACCAAAAGACAATAAAGAAGGTACAAAACAAATACCTTGAGAACACGACATTGAAACTCCTGAACAATATGACGATTACGAAGAAATTGAAGTATCTGAAGAAACAGATGAAAGGTCAGAAATAGTACTTAAAGATATTTATGAAAAATATAATAATTTGGATAAAGAACAAAAAAAAGATATATTAAATGTAATTGAATTTGAAACTACTTCTCTCCGACAAGACCCCCTTTTAGAACTTCATTGAAGAAGATTATGAGAACATATTTGATACTGAAAAAATAATTGATTACAACAATTAAATAAAGATGTTAATCCTTTAGATAAAAATTCATCGATATTTAATTATGAAAAATTAAATATACCTTTGATTAATCCAGAAATATTAAAACATACATGAAAAAACCTTTCAGAATTTCTAGGTTTATACACAAAGTTTCAATCACATATAGATGAAAATGACACAGTAATTGTTGTCACTACAATTAAAAATTGAGAAAATGCTGTTTTGTATTTTGAAGAATGAAATCTAAAATTTGCTTCAATAACATCAGTATGAACAAAAGACTCTAAAACACCAGAATGAGTGTATACCACTAGCTGAAATTTTATAGCAGATAAAACTTCATTTTCTTATGAGGATGCTCCCATGGCTTATTCAATACAAATATGAAGTTATCGTTCACCATACTTTTTGCATGCTTGAACAACTGACTGAGAGAAAAGATCAAACTGATGCATTAGACTACCTTGAATATATGCAAAAAATCTTTTTGAAATAACAAAAGAAAAAGCAAAAAATTCTTGACCCATCAAAGTTGTAATAAAAGATCTTTATTAA
- a CDS encoding YbaB/EbfC family nucleoid-associated protein, whose protein sequence is MFGNLGDMKQMYDKYKKLQETLKNTVIRAREGGVLIDITAEMKIKNVKIEDESLLDPNMKESLEEAIKASIEKGQNKAQEVAMQKTKDTLGFDPNDIASMMGGGGGGGMPNMPGLK, encoded by the coding sequence ATGTTTGGAAATCTTTGAGATATGAAACAAATGTATGACAAATACAAAAAATTACAAGAAACACTTAAAAATACTGTAATTAGAGCTAGAGAATGATGAGTTCTTATAGATATCACTGCAGAAATGAAAATTAAGAATGTAAAAATAGAAGATGAAAGCCTTTTGGATCCAAATATGAAAGAATCTTTAGAAGAAGCAATCAAGGCATCTATAGAAAAGTGACAAAATAAAGCTCAAGAGGTTGCTATGCAAAAAACTAAAGACACACTATGATTTGATCCAAATGATATAGCATCTATGATGTGATGAGGATGATGAGGATGAATGCCAAATATGCCTTGATTAAAATAA
- a CDS encoding trigger factor translates to MKYELTKGNNSNYEISITIPNEDSSKYKEKILKKIQQDMEVPGFRKGHAPLEMVEEKANPEYIKMGIYEEIVNEGLKKIIEENPNIKFIGQIYNVNDKSDDKNTTITFNLDEYPQVEVKNDNWKAAKIEKVDDSVTEEEIQQTLGNLQKQYAQYDDVEEMTQDTVAKVKFDFLDENEQKLDNGTAFIGKEDMDEHHILQELFVGKKKGEVFNSEYQHDKLPHILHYHKEGNPTNIKFEMIEIKKVQLPEMTDEKIQELFNNEVKNLDELRERITEIVQKQKFENGLVNQIENFIKSAEESMEVVIPKTIIDEEVKTRMKSLEKRFGGEEGLKKYMDSISEEERNNIHNDVRKSSKESLGKFFILKEISNQLGISDQIDWKTPLDAEKKVYEKLVESNNNSDKKGKNANSTKKKSESNKSDSGKDK, encoded by the coding sequence ATGAAATACGAGCTAACAAAATGAAATAATTCAAACTATGAGATAAGTATAACTATACCAAATGAAGATAGTTCAAAATACAAAGAGAAAATACTTAAAAAAATTCAACAAGATATGGAAGTACCAGGATTTAGAAAAGGTCATGCACCTTTGGAAATGGTTGAAGAAAAAGCAAATCCAGAATACATTAAAATGGGAATATATGAAGAAATTGTAAATGAGTGACTTAAAAAAATAATTGAAGAAAATCCAAATATAAAATTTATTTGACAAATATACAATGTGAACGACAAATCAGATGATAAAAATACTACTATCACATTCAATCTTGATGAATATCCACAAGTAGAAGTAAAAAATGATAATTGGAAAGCAGCAAAAATAGAAAAAGTAGATGATTCTGTAACAGAAGAAGAAATACAACAAACTCTATGAAACCTACAAAAACAATATGCGCAATATGATGATGTAGAAGAAATGACACAGGATACAGTAGCTAAAGTAAAATTTGACTTTTTAGATGAAAACGAACAAAAACTTGATAATGGTACAGCATTTATATGAAAAGAAGATATGGATGAACATCATATACTTCAAGAATTATTTGTAGGAAAGAAAAAATGAGAAGTTTTCAACTCAGAGTATCAGCATGATAAACTACCTCACATACTTCATTACCACAAGGAATGAAATCCAACTAATATAAAATTTGAAATGATAGAAATTAAAAAAGTTCAACTTCCTGAAATGACAGATGAAAAAATACAAGAACTTTTCAATAATGAGGTAAAAAACCTTGATGAACTAAGAGAAAGAATCACTGAAATTGTTCAAAAACAAAAATTTGAAAACTGATTAGTAAATCAAATAGAAAACTTTATAAAATCTGCAGAAGAAAGTATGGAAGTTGTGATTCCAAAGACTATAATAGATGAAGAAGTAAAAACAAGAATGAAATCGCTTGAGAAAAGATTTGGATGAGAAGAATGACTTAAAAAATATATGGATTCTATATCAGAAGAAGAAAGAAATAATATACATAATGATGTAAGAAAATCTTCAAAAGAAAGTTTATGAAAATTCTTTATATTAAAGGAAATTTCAAATCAGCTTGGAATATCAGATCAAATAGACTGGAAAACTCCACTTGATGCAGAAAAGAAAGTTTATGAAAAACTAGTTGAATCAAATAATAACTCCGACAAAAAATGAAAAAATGCCAATTCAACAAAAAAGAAATCAGAATCAAATAAATCAGATTCTTGAAAAGATAAATAA
- the ftsH gene encoding ATP-dependent zinc metalloprotease FtsH has translation MKKGIILFIGFILVSSILLYNTQQQEYTNLEDGTKAIEKISEKNEIDLNNFLKLYEDNEFDKVRVIDGKKLHGLIEIEIIETTHIIGYKIPQVNYKKFTTKKPEETTISELGIDPRKETSITVKYDERGVLASVFLETLLPLLLLVLLLIFLFRLFAPKGGGGFPFSSTQAGKLQQKDDIKAKFKDVAGMDESKNELEEIVDYLKNPTKYKKVGAKIPRGVLLYGPPGSGKTLVARAVAGEADVPFFSSSGSEFMEMLVGMGAAKVRELFNKAKNAAPAIIFIDEIDTIGKRRGSGQTGGHQEQEQTLNQILTEMDGFNKDTNVIVLAATNRPDMLDKALLRPGRFDRKVYVGTPTLEERIDILKVHTGDKKLSKSVDLETIARRTSGFVGADLENLANEAAIKVARERRKILTNEDFEYALEKVIMGPEKKIKTMKEKEKQIITYHELGHAVTAYMLPNADPVEKISIVSRGMALGVTWMMPQEDTYLNSKAKFLDQLVTLLGGRVAEELIFGKEEITTGASNDFEKVTQIASDMIMKYGMDDELGTINYKQREQQDMQVYRPYSEETTKKIDEKIFNIVNEAYEKAKKILQDNMDTIERLAKLLYEKEYISKEEFEEIMQKPEKADEMYEDFIEKQKEKSKQDKQVQEEEEEDDEDTEEDNKEKEKNRLEDMLDRFLKKGKDSDNK, from the coding sequence ATGAAAAAATGAATAATCTTATTTATTTGATTTATTCTAGTATCTTCTATATTGTTATATAATACACAACAGCAAGAATATACGAATCTAGAAGATTGAACTAAAGCAATAGAAAAAATATCAGAAAAAAATGAAATAGACCTTAATAATTTTTTAAAGTTATATGAAGATAATGAATTTGATAAAGTAAGAGTTATTGACTGAAAAAAACTACACTGACTTATTGAAATAGAAATTATAGAAACTACTCATATAATTGGTTATAAAATTCCTCAAGTAAATTATAAAAAATTCACAACAAAAAAACCTGAAGAAACTACAATTTCGGAATTATGAATTGATCCAAGAAAAGAAACAAGTATTACGGTAAAATATGATGAAAGATGAGTCTTAGCAAGTGTGTTTTTGGAAACTTTATTGCCATTACTGCTTTTGGTGTTGTTGCTGATTTTCCTTTTTAGGCTTTTTGCTCCAAAATGAGGTGGTTGATTTCCATTCTCTTCTACACAAGCTTGAAAACTACAACAAAAAGACGATATAAAAGCAAAATTCAAAGATGTTGCATGAATGGATGAGTCTAAGAATGAATTGGAAGAAATAGTTGACTATTTAAAAAACCCTACTAAATACAAAAAAGTATGAGCAAAAATACCAAGATGAGTTCTATTGTATTGACCTCCTGGAAGTGGTAAAACATTGGTAGCAAGGGCTGTTGCCTGAGAAGCAGATGTTCCTTTCTTCTCTTCTTCTTGAAGTGAGTTTATGGAAATGTTGGTAGGTATGTGAGCAGCCAAAGTTAGAGAGCTTTTCAATAAAGCCAAAAATGCAGCACCTGCTATAATATTTATAGATGAAATAGATACTATTGGAAAAAGAAGGTGATCGGGACAAACCTGATGACATCAAGAACAGGAGCAAACACTGAACCAAATACTTACAGAAATGGACTGATTCAACAAAGATACAAATGTAATTGTGTTGGCTGCCACTAATAGGCCTGATATGTTAGATAAAGCATTGTTAAGACCTTGAAGGTTTGATAGAAAAGTTTATGTATGAACACCTACATTAGAAGAAAGAATTGATATACTGAAAGTTCATACTTGAGACAAAAAATTAAGTAAATCAGTTGATTTAGAAACAATAGCTAGAAGAACAAGTTGATTTGTATGAGCTGATCTAGAAAATCTTGCCAATGAGGCAGCCATAAAAGTAGCAAGAGAAAGAAGAAAAATCCTTACAAACGAAGATTTTGAATATGCATTGGAAAAGGTTATTATGTGACCTGAGAAAAAAATTAAAACTATGAAAGAAAAAGAAAAGCAAATTATTACATACCATGAGTTATGACATGCAGTTACAGCATATATGCTACCAAATGCAGATCCAGTAGAAAAAATAAGTATAGTTAGTAGATGAATGGCATTGTGAGTGACTTGGATGATGCCACAAGAAGACACATACTTGAACAGTAAAGCAAAGTTTCTTGATCAACTTGTGACATTACTTTGAGGAAGAGTTGCTGAAGAATTAATCTTTGGTAAAGAAGAAATAACTACAGGAGCATCAAATGATTTTGAGAAAGTTACTCAAATTGCTTCTGATATGATTATGAAATACTGAATGGACGATGAACTTTGAACAATTAACTACAAACAAAGAGAACAACAAGATATGCAAGTATACAGACCTTATAGTGAAGAAACAACTAAAAAAATTGATGAAAAAATATTTAATATCGTGAATGAGGCTTACGAAAAAGCCAAGAAAATACTTCAAGACAACATGGATACAATCGAAAGATTGGCAAAACTTCTATATGAAAAAGAATACATATCCAAAGAAGAGTTTGAGGAAATTATGCAGAAGCCTGAAAAAGCTGATGAAATGTATGAAGATTTTATAGAAAAGCAAAAAGAAAAATCAAAACAAGATAAACAAGTACAAGAAGAGGAGGAAGAAGACGACGAAGATACAGAAGAAGATAACAAAGAGAAGGAAAAAAACAGGCTGGAAGATATGCTTGATAGGTTCTTGAAAAAATGAAAAGATTCAGATAACAAATAA
- a CDS encoding oligosaccharide flippase family protein, protein MSYKLVVKDAFWQILGRVLSAVAGLLVIKMITPYLGPLRFGDYSTILKYFAVWAALADFGLYVIALRKLGQIKEESFEKLKTVYGKIVATRFFMIFVVYTLAIFVAYLIPAYTENPYLIWGLPLGMMFSASFMVAGMLQAPLQLYWKMKHLCIGLVLSRSAQLIMLVTVLYILFPGQEFDGSTLSIFVFCLIMASVVLSGIVQIAYVHRVGRKIIPLNLKFDKEFSKDIIFSNRQYGVAYFLSSFHTLVVLIILSIFFPTEQNFAYVGVWALALALMEILLVVPQSLGNALIHKISSKSKKHILKSFGYMIIFTIWIGIVFLINFAVFGTQIIYFVGGEDYLGNGYIGGDVVLAFLGVVLVLSFVKQIFNYVFVINNLQNKLLIINFLGVSIGLIVGLPLILQYNLIGGIITQILLEVLFVLGAIFIAWKNKILPTINRNYYRTVIFIGFVILILGFYLESMIGYAHFLSFIMMVVILNSVLLVLSYFPIKNIMKQIY, encoded by the coding sequence ATGTCATACAAACTGGTAGTAAAAGATGCTTTTTGGCAGATTCTTTGAAGAGTGCTAAGTGCTGTAGCCTGACTTTTAGTGATAAAAATGATAACTCCTTATCTTTGACCTCTTAGATTTGGAGATTATTCTACAATATTGAAATATTTTGCTGTATGGGCAGCATTAGCAGATTTTGGATTGTATGTTATTGCATTAAGAAAACTTGGACAAATCAAAGAAGAGTCATTTGAAAAACTTAAAACAGTCTATTGAAAGATAGTAGCTACCAGATTTTTTATGATATTTGTTGTTTATACTCTTGCTATATTTGTAGCATATCTTATACCCGCATATACAGAAAATCCATATTTAATATGGTGACTACCTCTTGGTATGATGTTTAGTGCAAGTTTCATGGTTGCAGGGATGCTTCAGGCGCCTCTTCAGCTCTATTGGAAAATGAAGCATCTTTGTATATGACTTGTGCTATCAAGATCTGCACAGCTTATCATGTTGGTGACTGTGTTATATATATTGTTTCCATGACAAGAGTTTGATTGAAGTACATTATCAATATTTGTATTTTGTTTGATAATGGCATCTGTGGTATTGTCTTGAATTGTTCAGATAGCATATGTACATCGAGTATGAAGAAAAATAATACCATTAAACCTAAAATTTGATAAAGAATTTTCCAAAGATATAATATTTTCAAATCGACAGTACTGAGTTGCATACTTTTTGAGTAGTTTTCATACTTTGGTAGTGTTAATAATTCTTTCTATCTTTTTTCCAACAGAACAAAATTTTGCTTATGTATGAGTATGGGCATTAGCTCTTGCTTTGATGGAAATATTGTTGGTAGTGCCTCAAAGTCTTGGGAATGCATTGATTCACAAAATATCTTCTAAATCAAAAAAGCATATATTAAAAAGCTTTGGATATATGATTATTTTTACTATATGGATAGGTATAGTTTTTCTTATTAATTTTGCTGTTTTTTGAACACAAATCATATATTTTGTTGGATGAGAAGACTACCTTTGAAATTGATATATATGAGGCGATGTTGTTCTTGCTTTTTTATGAGTAGTCTTAGTGCTTAGTTTTGTGAAGCAAATTTTTAACTACGTTTTTGTAATAAACAATCTTCAAAATAAGCTTTTAATAATAAATTTTTTATGAGTATCTATCTGACTGATTGTATGATTACCATTGATACTTCAGTATAATTTAATATGAGGAATAATTACTCAAATATTATTAGAGGTTTTATTTGTATTATGAGCTATATTTATTGCTTGGAAAAATAAGATTTTGCCAACAATTAATCGAAATTATTATCGAACAGTTATTTTTATATGATTTGTAATATTAATTTTATGATTTTATCTTGAATCAATGATTGGTTATGCACATTTTCTAAGTTTTATTATGATGGTTGTTATTCTTAACTCAGTCTTACTAGTTTTATCTTATTTTCCAATAAAAAATATTATGAAACAAATTTATTAA
- a CDS encoding type II toxin-antitoxin system HicA family toxin, with product MGLGVFENRQTNSEAQNILGIGEDETGVLLEVRQELTSTLLEERFMGSEKEKVKHILEKLKNIIGVKKMKHSITLNRFLFHISMFINPKILNDYKRNLNELFYIISNDETVYNLFMKQSKILLNILNEEVGDNETLFNRSQFPDRKNMIFLEGLYYGILNIKEALEYVFYIKSTDKAYCEYYEQHKDNKLITNIINEIDSFLEENEVSLDKDSNEYYELILHFYMLRIPNKSTSSKYKHIILKNLQKKIGISGINQNFSGQNVGSKFQKNLYKTGSKIGNKQRRDTNITNFLNDLKILGRKQQYYKKLSQNLKQNDCDGLLIEEFLDIFFDSLFESNVDLDFVGVLYMAFKEKKISNDDNIRISSIYKKYKQGKIENTYDLQNFLGFLLLASKNPELQSFSEENRDYLFSEYSAEFIEENVNFFLKFKDNVCLITQILGADFVQKNIENIQGFKNISSLLKKVDIDLIGNKNLYYLLYVIFWEEQNQVSKYVEEFREYKQNLIRLKSQEDLFLQETQNPIDIGFWEFLQTDLDYENLLNLEFAIQELVELNNKIKNFLSDKQFSNEITHRRKIYDISVERLIYYVYFCENFDCSEISERTLQNIFLLQEDKYHTVVNNILSLANNTALKKLNHLSKNEILYIFYHNFADIYHLLDNDFENIQDILSGLNKTSFVEKYQKEIEEILDSTNIDVTLIFEYFENLEEEIDWLERLLKLFKFLKKNNLLPIIESSFPGGIEGFVQQVLDNVNSPEQLSYLNSNNYDLIFISNYLDIEFLLQTVYSSANLLILLNRFQSSQLDQLIEKFSAEQIDQTSVHKNIKEFSEILIDFLLGKTKIQEIEKYKTPSSKENQTKRPKTNILSYWSPQMGSREVEALLKRFGFLKDRQGSTSHRIFRHPGGKGAIVVPMGKDSLPVGTLRNILKTAALILEEG from the coding sequence ATGTGATTAGGAGTTTTTGAAAATAGACAAACAAACAGTGAAGCTCAAAATATTCTATGAATTGGAGAAGATGAAACTTGAGTTTTGTTAGAAGTTAGACAAGAACTAACATCAACCTTACTGGAAGAGAGGTTTATGGGAAGTGAGAAAGAAAAAGTAAAGCATATACTTGAAAAATTAAAAAATATTATAGGTGTTAAAAAGATGAAACATTCTATTACTCTTAATAGATTTTTGTTTCATATTTCTATGTTTATAAATCCAAAGATACTAAATGACTACAAAAGAAATCTTAATGAATTATTTTATATAATATCAAACGATGAAACTGTGTATAACCTTTTTATGAAGCAGTCAAAAATATTACTTAATATATTAAATGAAGAAGTTGGTGATAATGAAACTCTTTTTAATAGATCTCAATTTCCAGATAGAAAAAATATGATTTTTTTAGAATGATTATATTATTGAATCCTAAACATTAAAGAAGCTTTAGAATATGTTTTTTATATCAAAAGCACAGATAAGGCTTATTGTGAATACTATGAGCAACACAAAGATAATAAGCTAATTACAAATATAATAAATGAAATAGATTCTTTTTTAGAAGAAAATGAAGTTAGCTTGGATAAAGATAGTAATGAATATTATGAGCTTATTTTGCATTTTTATATGCTTAGAATACCAAATAAAAGCACATCATCTAAATATAAACATATAATACTTAAAAATCTTCAAAAAAAAATTGGTATAAGTTGAATTAATCAAAATTTTTCAGGGCAAAATGTAGGCAGTAAATTTCAGAAAAACTTGTACAAAACTTGAAGCAAGATATGAAATAAACAAAGAAGAGATACAAATATTACTAACTTTTTAAATGATTTGAAAATTTTAGGAAGAAAACAACAATATTATAAAAAACTATCTCAAAATCTAAAACAAAATGATTGTGATGGTCTTTTGATTGAGGAGTTTTTGGATATATTTTTTGATTCATTATTTGAAAGCAATGTTGATCTGGATTTTGTGGGTGTTCTTTATATGGCTTTTAAAGAGAAAAAAATATCCAATGATGATAATATCAGGATAAGCTCTATATATAAAAAATATAAACAGTGAAAAATAGAAAACACTTATGATCTTCAAAACTTTTTAGGTTTTCTTTTGTTAGCAAGTAAAAATCCTGAACTTCAGTCTTTTTCAGAAGAAAACAGGGACTACTTGTTTTCTGAGTACAGTGCTGAATTTATTGAGGAAAATGTTAACTTTTTCTTGAAGTTCAAAGACAATGTATGTTTAATAACTCAAATATTATGAGCTGATTTTGTACAAAAAAATATTGAAAATATTCAGTGATTTAAAAATATTTCTTCTTTGTTAAAAAAAGTAGATATAGATTTAATTGGAAATAAAAATTTGTATTATTTATTGTATGTAATTTTTTGGGAAGAACAAAACCAAGTTAGCAAATATGTTGAAGAATTTAGAGAATACAAACAAAATTTAATAAGACTTAAATCACAGGAAGATTTATTTTTACAGGAGACACAAAATCCTATAGATATTGGTTTTTGGGAGTTTTTGCAAACTGATCTTGATTATGAAAACTTACTTAATCTTGAATTTGCTATACAAGAACTAGTAGAACTAAACAATAAAATTAAAAATTTTTTATCAGATAAGCAATTTTCTAATGAAATAACTCATAGAAGAAAAATATATGATATATCAGTAGAAAGGCTTATTTATTATGTATATTTTTGTGAAAATTTTGACTGCAGTGAAATAAGTGAAAGAACTCTTCAAAATATATTTTTATTGCAGGAAGATAAATATCATACAGTTGTAAATAATATATTAAGTTTGGCAAACAATACAGCATTAAAAAAGCTAAATCATCTAAGTAAAAATGAAATTTTATATATTTTTTATCATAATTTTGCAGATATATATCATTTATTAGATAATGACTTTGAAAATATACAAGATATCCTAAGTTGATTAAATAAAACTAGCTTTGTGGAAAAATATCAAAAAGAAATAGAAGAAATATTAGATTCTACAAATATAGATGTTACATTAATTTTTGAATATTTTGAAAATCTAGAAGAGGAAATAGATTGGTTAGAGAGGCTATTAAAATTGTTTAAGTTCTTAAAGAAAAATAATTTATTGCCAATAATAGAAAGTAGTTTTCCAGGTTGAATTGAAGGATTTGTACAACAAGTTCTTGATAATGTAAATTCACCTGAGCAACTATCATATCTAAATTCAAATAATTATGATTTAATATTTATTTCAAACTATCTAGATATAGAATTTTTACTCCAAACAGTATATAGTTCAGCAAATTTATTAATTTTATTAAACAGATTTCAGTCATCACAACTAGATCAATTAATAGAAAAGTTTAGTGCTGAACAAATAGATCAAACAAGTGTTCACAAGAATATAAAAGAATTCTCTGAAATTTTGATAGATTTTCTTTTGGGGAAAACAAAAATCCAAGAAATTGAAAAATACAAAACACCAAGCTCTAAAGAAAATCAAACTAAGAGACCAAAAACAAATATATTAAGTTATTGGTCCCCCCAAATGGGTTCAAGAGAGGTTGAAGCTTTATTGAAGAGATTTGGATTTCTAAAAGATAGACAATGATCCACAAGTCACAGAATATTTAGACATCCAGGCGGAAAATGAGCTATTGTTGTTCCAATGGGTAAAGATTCATTACCTGTGGGAACATTGAGAAATATACTTAAAACTGCTGCTTTAATTTTGGAAGAAGGTTAG
- a CDS encoding type IV pilus twitching motility protein PilT, translating into MPSNSIYGKLEQILVNNISDIHILEDDFIYVRNSSGKIKKLDGYILYQEEIYGFLHDILPTNSVDLLLDGHEVDASHTFSGSRFRINAYKDNNGIRIALRKISSMPPSMEEIGFSTEFKNQLINKEKGLILVTGPTGSGKSTTLASIIEAINNELNSHIITLEDPIEFLYESKNSLITQREIGKDTKSWKGAIKYSLRQDPDVVLVGEMRDLDTISSVMTLVETGHLVLSSLHTTDAIQTINRIVDSFPANQQQQVAAQLSFSLDTIISQRLFTNKTNNGRVPVREVLINNNAVANNIRERKLAQLIGIMETSTKYGMRTMDQSLAEAVASGQIDLNVALSKVKNIDNFKSLVSYHKNGSSKFRPID; encoded by the coding sequence ATGCCTTCAAATAGTATTTATTGAAAACTTGAACAAATATTGGTTAATAACATATCTGATATACATATTTTAGAAGATGATTTTATTTATGTTAGAAACTCTTCTTGAAAAATAAAAAAATTAGATTGATACATTTTATATCAAGAAGAGATTTACTGATTTTTACATGATATATTGCCCACAAATAGTGTCGATTTGCTATTAGATGGACATGAAGTTGATGCTTCTCATACTTTTTCTTGAAGTAGATTTAGAATCAATGCATACAAAGATAACAATTGAATTAGAATTGCTTTAAGAAAAATATCCTCTATGCCTCCTAGTATGGAAGAGATTTGATTTTCTACTGAATTTAAGAATCAATTAATTAACAAGGAAAAGTGATTGATTTTAGTTACTTGACCAACTTGATCTTGAAAATCAACAACATTAGCATCAATTATAGAAGCAATTAATAATGAACTTAACTCTCATATAATTACTTTAGAAGATCCAATAGAATTTTTATATGAAAGTAAGAATTCTTTGATAACACAAAGAGAAATATGAAAAGATACAAAATCTTGGAAGTGAGCGATAAAATACAGTTTGAGACAAGATCCAGATGTGGTTTTAGTTTGAGAAATGAGAGATCTTGATACAATATCTTCTGTAATGACCTTAGTAGAAACATGACATTTAGTTTTGTCATCTTTGCATACAACTGATGCTATTCAAACAATTAATCGTATAGTTGATTCTTTTCCTGCTAATCAGCAGCAACAAGTAGCAGCTCAATTAAGTTTCTCTTTGGATACTATTATTAGCCAAAGACTTTTTACAAATAAAACTAATAATTGAAGAGTTCCAGTAAGGGAGGTATTAATAAATAATAATGCTGTAGCAAATAATATTAGAGAAAGAAAGTTAGCACAATTAATATGAATCATGGAAACTTCTACTAAATATTGAATGAGAACTATGGATCAGTCTCTTGCAGAAGCTGTAGCTAGTGGACAAATAGACTTAAATGTTGCATTATCAAAAGTTAAAAATATAGATAATTTTAAATCTTTAGTTTCATACCATAAAAATGGAAGTTCAAAATTTAGGCCAATTGATTAA